The following proteins are co-located in the Nonlabens ponticola genome:
- the asnS gene encoding asparagine--tRNA ligase gives MKRIAALLKSDPSMQEITVKGWVRSFRNDRFIAVNDGSTIHNLQCVVDPETMDRELLDQINIAAAVAVKGTLVESEGKGQRVELQASEVKVLAPADPEDVKKTVLSPKRHNLETLREQAHLRVRTNTFGAVMRVRAALSFAIHRYFQEQGFYQAHTPIITGSDAEGAGEMFRISTLDPKNPPLTDDGAIDYKKDFFGKESNLTVSGQLEAETYAMGLGQVYTFGPTFRAENSNTSRHLAEFWMIEPEVAFNDLQDNMDLAEDFIKDVIQYVMENCADDIDFLENRLTQEEKSKPQAERSPMPLKEKLEFVLKNNFKRVSYTEAIDILKNSKPNKKKKFQYLIEEWGADLQSEHERFLVEKHFKCPVILFDYPAKIKAFYMRLNDKDNEGRETVRAMDILFPGIGEIVGGSQREERYDVLKQKMDTMGIPEEELWWYLEMRKFGSVTHSGFGLGFERLVMFVTGMGNVRDVIPYPRTPGNAAF, from the coding sequence ATGAAACGAATAGCCGCTCTACTTAAATCTGATCCTAGCATGCAGGAAATAACTGTAAAGGGTTGGGTGCGCAGTTTTAGAAATGACCGATTTATTGCCGTTAATGATGGCTCGACCATCCATAACTTACAGTGTGTGGTTGATCCAGAAACTATGGATCGTGAGTTACTGGATCAAATCAACATCGCCGCAGCCGTTGCTGTTAAAGGAACACTGGTAGAAAGTGAAGGAAAAGGTCAACGAGTAGAATTGCAGGCTAGTGAGGTAAAGGTTCTCGCACCAGCTGATCCTGAAGATGTGAAGAAAACGGTACTCTCGCCTAAACGTCACAATCTTGAAACGCTTAGAGAACAGGCGCATTTGAGGGTGCGTACCAATACCTTTGGCGCGGTGATGAGAGTGCGTGCCGCATTATCGTTTGCGATACACCGCTATTTTCAAGAACAAGGTTTTTATCAAGCGCACACGCCAATCATTACTGGTAGCGATGCAGAAGGCGCTGGCGAGATGTTCCGTATCTCGACGCTGGATCCTAAAAATCCACCGCTTACTGATGATGGCGCTATTGATTATAAGAAGGATTTTTTTGGTAAGGAATCTAATCTCACAGTTTCTGGGCAACTGGAAGCCGAAACATATGCGATGGGCTTGGGTCAGGTGTACACCTTTGGTCCAACTTTTAGGGCAGAGAATTCAAACACCTCACGCCACCTAGCAGAATTCTGGATGATTGAGCCCGAGGTGGCCTTTAATGACCTGCAGGACAACATGGATCTTGCTGAGGATTTTATCAAGGATGTGATCCAGTATGTCATGGAGAACTGTGCTGATGATATTGACTTTTTAGAAAACAGACTCACACAAGAAGAGAAGTCAAAGCCGCAAGCAGAGCGTAGCCCGATGCCACTCAAGGAAAAACTGGAGTTCGTTCTTAAGAACAACTTTAAGCGTGTGAGTTATACTGAGGCGATTGACATTCTCAAAAACTCGAAGCCTAACAAAAAGAAGAAATTCCAATACCTGATTGAAGAATGGGGCGCAGATCTACAATCAGAACATGAACGTTTTCTAGTAGAGAAGCACTTTAAATGCCCTGTAATTCTGTTTGATTATCCTGCTAAAATCAAGGCATTTTACATGCGGCTTAATGATAAGGATAACGAAGGTCGCGAGACCGTGCGAGCGATGGACATCTTGTTCCCAGGAATTGGTGAGATTGTAGGTGGATCACAGCGTGAGGAACGTTATGATGTGCTCAAGCAAAAAATGGATACCATGGGCATCCCAGAAGAAGAACTATGGTGGTATCTGGAAATGCGCAAATTTGGTAGTGTGACGCACAGCGGTTTTGGACTAGGATTTGAGCGTCTAGTGATGTTTGTTACAGGCATGGGCAATGTACGAGATGTAATTCCTTATCCTCGCACACCTGGTAATGCGGCTTTTTAA
- the rpoN gene encoding RNA polymerase factor sigma-54 has product MLKQSLNFKLSQKLSPQQIQLMKLIQLPTQAFEQRVKSELEENPALDNGKEKSDDEYDEFSNENDYDEAPEPEINVDDYLSDDEIPEYRTRANNYSADDEETSIPYASGKSFTQTLKDQLNTRRLSDNDRAIAEFLVGSIDSSGYIRRSLEDITDDLAFTMNIYTDVETVERVLKVVHDLDPAGVGARDLKECLVIQLSRKRNNPTTDLALKMVSESFDAFSKKHYKKLLAKYNIDEIQLRDAIDEISHLNPKPGSSYAGGSTRIVEQVVPDFAIRIKDGELELTLNGRNTPQLHVSRDYSNMLKGYKEAKEKTKSQKDAVMFIKQKLDGAKWFIEAIKQRQETLFMTMSSIMNYQKEYFLTGDERNLRPMILKDIADEIHMDVSTVSRVANSKYVDTPYGTKLIKEFFSESMTNTDGEEVSTREIKKILETVISEESKKKPLTDQKLAEILKEKGYPIARRTVAKYREQLDIPVARLRKEI; this is encoded by the coding sequence ATGCTTAAACAGTCCTTAAATTTCAAGCTCAGTCAAAAGCTATCGCCGCAGCAAATACAACTCATGAAGTTGATACAGCTGCCTACACAGGCTTTTGAACAGCGCGTTAAGTCAGAGCTTGAGGAAAATCCAGCGCTGGATAACGGCAAGGAAAAAAGTGATGATGAGTATGACGAGTTCTCAAACGAGAATGATTATGACGAGGCACCAGAGCCTGAAATCAATGTCGATGACTACCTGAGTGACGATGAGATACCAGAATATCGCACCAGAGCCAATAATTACAGCGCGGACGATGAGGAAACCAGCATACCGTATGCATCCGGCAAATCCTTTACCCAAACGCTTAAAGATCAATTAAACACGCGCAGGTTGAGTGATAACGATCGTGCCATCGCAGAGTTTCTTGTGGGCAGTATCGACAGTAGTGGTTACATACGACGATCGCTCGAGGATATTACAGATGATCTTGCCTTCACCATGAACATCTATACTGATGTTGAGACCGTGGAGCGCGTTCTTAAAGTCGTGCACGATCTGGATCCAGCTGGTGTAGGCGCTAGAGATTTGAAGGAGTGTTTAGTGATTCAGCTTTCGCGAAAGCGTAACAATCCAACAACAGATCTTGCCTTGAAGATGGTGAGTGAATCCTTTGATGCATTTAGCAAGAAGCATTACAAGAAGTTACTCGCAAAGTATAACATTGACGAGATTCAATTGCGCGATGCCATTGATGAGATAAGCCACTTAAACCCTAAGCCTGGTAGCTCCTATGCTGGCGGCAGCACACGCATTGTGGAGCAAGTGGTTCCAGATTTTGCTATACGTATAAAAGATGGTGAGCTAGAATTAACACTTAATGGTCGCAACACACCACAGTTGCACGTGTCTCGTGACTATTCCAACATGCTGAAAGGCTACAAGGAAGCCAAGGAAAAAACCAAATCGCAAAAAGATGCGGTGATGTTCATCAAGCAAAAGCTTGATGGTGCCAAATGGTTCATAGAAGCCATCAAACAGCGCCAAGAGACATTGTTTATGACCATGTCATCCATCATGAACTATCAAAAAGAATATTTCCTAACAGGAGATGAACGCAACTTGAGACCCATGATTCTCAAGGATATTGCAGACGAGATCCATATGGATGTTTCTACCGTATCACGTGTAGCAAATTCAAAATATGTTGACACACCTTACGGTACTAAATTGATCAAAGAATTCTTTTCTGAATCCATGACAAATACTGATGGAGAAGAGGTATCTACGCGAGAGATCAAGAAGATTCTTGAGACAGTCATCAGTGAGGAAAGCAAGAAAAAACCACTCACTGACCAGAAGCTAGCCGAAATCCTCAAAGAAAAAGGTTATCCCATCGCACGACGTACAGTTGCCAAGTATCGTGAGCAGCTAGACATACCAGTAGCTAGACTACGTAAGGAAATATAG
- a CDS encoding MotA/TolQ/ExbB proton channel family protein, with amino-acid sequence MKRSLSILFMAVVMVLGMSTTATATTTTTTAAVTTMVTTQDEPATTENVSFHQELKKRFIEGGPIFMSIVLVCLILGLAIAIERIIYLNLSTTNSKKLAADVEEALKSGGIEAAKDVCRNTKGPVASIYYQGLDRADESVEAAEKAVVAYGGVQMGQLEKNVSWVSLFIALAPMLGFMGTVIGMIKSFDSIAEAGTMEPALVATGIKVALLTTVFGLIVAIILQIFYNYIVAKIDSIVNDMEDASITLIDILVDYKNGKL; translated from the coding sequence ATGAAACGATCACTTTCAATTTTGTTCATGGCAGTCGTTATGGTATTAGGTATGTCAACTACTGCGACGGCAACTACAACAACTACAACCGCTGCGGTTACTACTATGGTAACAACGCAGGATGAGCCAGCTACTACAGAGAATGTAAGCTTTCACCAGGAACTCAAGAAGAGATTCATTGAAGGTGGCCCAATCTTTATGTCTATCGTACTGGTTTGTTTGATTCTAGGTCTTGCAATCGCTATTGAACGCATTATTTATTTGAACCTATCCACTACGAATTCAAAGAAGCTAGCTGCTGATGTTGAGGAAGCATTGAAATCTGGTGGTATCGAGGCTGCTAAGGATGTGTGTCGCAACACAAAAGGTCCTGTTGCTTCTATCTACTATCAAGGTCTTGACAGAGCCGATGAGAGTGTTGAGGCTGCTGAGAAAGCTGTCGTGGCTTACGGTGGTGTTCAAATGGGACAACTTGAAAAGAACGTATCATGGGTATCCTTGTTTATTGCTCTTGCACCTATGCTTGGGTTTATGGGTACGGTAATAGGTATGATCAAGTCATTTGATAGTATTGCCGAGGCTGGTACTATGGAGCCTGCACTTGTTGCAACAGGTATCAAGGTAGCACTTCTTACAACCGTATTTGGTCTTATCGTAGCGATCATCCTTCAAATCTTTTACAACTATATCGTTGCAAAGATTGATAGTATCGTGAACGACATGGAAGATGCTTCTATTACTCTTATCGACATCCTTGTAGACTACAAGAACGGTAAGCTGTAA
- a CDS encoding ExbD/TolR family protein, producing MARRSAPEVNAGSMADIAFLLLIFFLVTTTIEVDSGIPSKLPPPLPDNVEPPKIKQKNIFQVLVNQNNQLLVEDDVMEVKDLTEAAVAFLDNGGGEGRDACAYCQGDRDPESSDNPKKAVISLVNDRQATYAMYTTVFNELVKAYTTLRNRESSRRYNETYESMYMRYKEWPETEKETPEYEKLQEQIDEIQELYPRNLSEAEPQNI from the coding sequence ATGGCTAGAAGATCTGCACCCGAAGTAAATGCTGGATCTATGGCAGATATAGCATTTCTGCTATTGATATTTTTCCTGGTAACTACAACTATTGAAGTTGATAGTGGTATTCCTAGTAAGTTGCCACCACCGCTTCCAGATAACGTAGAGCCACCTAAGATCAAGCAAAAGAACATTTTTCAGGTTCTTGTGAATCAGAATAATCAACTGCTTGTTGAGGATGATGTAATGGAAGTAAAGGATTTGACCGAAGCTGCTGTTGCATTCCTAGACAATGGTGGTGGTGAAGGTCGTGATGCATGTGCCTACTGTCAAGGTGATCGTGATCCAGAAAGCTCAGACAATCCTAAGAAAGCCGTAATTTCTCTAGTAAATGATAGGCAAGCTACCTATGCGATGTACACGACCGTTTTCAACGAGTTGGTAAAAGCATACACCACCTTGCGTAATCGTGAGTCTAGTCGTCGTTATAACGAGACCTATGAGTCTATGTATATGCGTTATAAGGAATGGCCAGAAACAGAAAAGGAAACTCCAGAATACGAGAAGCTACAAGAACAGATTGATGAGATACAGGAATTGTATCCTCGTAACCTGTCTGAAGCAGAACCTCAAAATATTTAA
- a CDS encoding ExbD/TolR family protein, which produces MSKFKKQKSGDLPAISTASLPDIVFMLLFFFMVATVMREDELQIENNLPLANQVEKLAAKNKLVYIYIGKPSAQYQARYGTNDVIQLGDKISTVSEVQTYVNTRRNDMPEDIQDEMMVSLKVDRNSKVGQLTDVKQELRDAMALKINYTAKQGDPMRNVRNR; this is translated from the coding sequence ATGTCAAAGTTTAAAAAGCAAAAGAGCGGCGATTTACCAGCTATTTCTACAGCGTCTTTACCAGATATTGTATTTATGCTTCTGTTCTTTTTCATGGTTGCTACCGTGATGAGAGAAGATGAATTGCAGATTGAGAATAACTTGCCTTTAGCAAATCAAGTTGAAAAACTTGCCGCTAAAAACAAGCTAGTTTACATCTACATAGGGAAGCCTAGCGCACAGTATCAAGCGAGATATGGTACTAATGATGTCATCCAGTTGGGTGATAAAATATCAACTGTTAGCGAGGTACAGACTTATGTGAACACGCGCAGGAACGACATGCCAGAAGATATACAAGACGAGATGATGGTATCTCTTAAGGTAGATCGCAATTCTAAGGTAGGTCAACTTACTGATGTCAAGCAGGAACTGCGTGATGCGATGGCTCTTAAGATTAACTATACGGCAAAACAAGGTGACCCAATGCGCAACGTGCGTAACAGGTAA
- a CDS encoding asparaginase — MKPRILLIYTGGTIGMIKDPETQALKSFNFDELLLHIPEIKLLDCEISTTSFKQPIDSSDMNIHHWRHIGDVIHDAYDDYEGFVVLHGSDTMSYTGSALSFMFENLTKPIIFTGSQLPIGDLRTDAKENLITSLQLAIQQERGKPVIQEVCIYFEYQLYRANRTVKANAEHFEAFKSPNYPPLAISGVMLNIDKSLLWQGDYDYLAFAKADKPKTPKQKERMFYRPEFVDKVVVLKIFPGITQAVVSAICNIEGIKGIILESYGSGNAPTEDWFLNTIVSAIKKGIKVVNVTQCHGGSVMMGKYETSVQLLSMGVISGKDITTEAALAKMMYLLNYATDKETFSSYFTKSLRGELTE, encoded by the coding sequence ATGAAGCCTAGGATTTTACTCATCTATACCGGAGGTACGATAGGTATGATCAAGGATCCAGAAACGCAGGCGCTCAAATCTTTCAATTTTGATGAGTTGCTGTTGCATATTCCAGAGATCAAATTGCTGGATTGTGAGATAAGTACGACCTCGTTCAAGCAACCTATCGATTCGTCAGACATGAACATTCATCACTGGCGCCACATAGGCGATGTGATCCATGATGCATACGATGATTATGAGGGTTTTGTGGTATTGCACGGTAGCGATACGATGTCCTATACGGGTAGTGCGCTTAGTTTCATGTTTGAAAACCTTACCAAGCCCATCATTTTCACAGGTTCCCAATTACCTATTGGTGACTTGAGGACAGATGCCAAAGAAAATTTGATCACCAGCCTGCAGCTCGCTATCCAGCAAGAGCGTGGCAAGCCAGTGATTCAAGAAGTCTGCATTTATTTTGAATATCAATTATATCGAGCCAACCGCACGGTCAAGGCAAATGCTGAGCATTTTGAGGCTTTCAAGTCGCCCAACTATCCGCCGCTTGCGATAAGTGGTGTGATGCTCAATATTGATAAGTCATTGTTGTGGCAAGGTGATTATGATTATTTAGCTTTCGCGAAAGCTGACAAACCCAAAACACCTAAACAAAAAGAAAGGATGTTCTACCGTCCAGAATTTGTGGACAAAGTAGTGGTACTCAAAATATTCCCTGGAATAACGCAAGCTGTGGTAAGTGCCATTTGCAACATAGAAGGCATCAAGGGAATCATTCTTGAATCCTATGGCAGTGGCAACGCGCCAACTGAGGATTGGTTCCTAAATACAATTGTGAGCGCTATAAAAAAAGGAATTAAAGTAGTGAATGTTACCCAATGTCATGGCGGTAGCGTGATGATGGGTAAGTATGAGACCAGTGTACAGTTGTTGTCTATGGGCGTCATATCAGGCAAGGATATCACCACCGAGGCTGCGCTTGCCAAAATGATGTATCTACTTAATTATGCGACAGATAAAGAGACATTCTCTAGCTATTTTACCAAGTCCTTGAGAGGTGAGCTTACCGAATAG
- a CDS encoding 1-acyl-sn-glycerol-3-phosphate acyltransferase: protein MSSYNDIRFFNDPEVIVALKSAVRHPMIKELFKYTFPDKDQEEIKKIVLKCESIDDFQREVISKTVERILEDTSAGLTTSGFDDLDSNTSYLYISNHRDIVLDTCLLNYKLFEYDLIRTANAIGDNLVTRPFVNALSKLTRNFTVKRGGTPRETLVSSKKLSQYIEKLLKEDKRSVWIAQRQGRTKDGNDLTEQGVLKMIALAAGKRPVADYLNSLRIIPVSISYEYDPTDLLKVPELLAKQADEEYIKSENEDFNSILKGALGQKKHIHIHAGKPLDIKDTGEPTNALLQDVVDHLDTTIQKNYHLWPTNYIAHDLLNDAKEHRTHYTDKDLAQFERRLRLRVDVSDKDAVNSYLSMYARPVTNKLFIEQPHEA from the coding sequence TTGTCTTCTTACAACGATATTAGATTCTTTAATGATCCAGAAGTGATTGTCGCGCTCAAGAGTGCCGTGCGTCACCCGATGATTAAGGAATTGTTCAAATACACTTTTCCTGATAAAGATCAAGAAGAGATCAAAAAGATCGTGTTGAAGTGCGAGAGTATTGATGATTTTCAGCGTGAAGTCATTAGCAAAACGGTAGAGCGTATTCTTGAAGACACGTCGGCTGGATTGACGACGAGCGGTTTTGATGATCTTGACTCTAACACATCCTATTTATACATCTCCAATCATAGGGATATAGTTTTGGATACCTGTTTGCTCAATTACAAGTTGTTTGAATATGACTTGATACGCACGGCAAATGCCATCGGCGATAACCTTGTGACTAGACCATTTGTAAATGCATTGAGTAAATTGACGCGCAATTTTACCGTCAAGCGCGGTGGCACACCTCGAGAGACGCTAGTAAGTAGTAAAAAGCTGAGTCAATACATCGAGAAATTATTGAAAGAAGATAAGCGCAGTGTCTGGATCGCGCAGCGACAAGGAAGAACTAAAGATGGTAATGATCTTACTGAACAAGGCGTGCTCAAAATGATCGCGCTAGCTGCTGGCAAACGGCCGGTTGCTGATTACTTGAACAGCTTGCGCATTATTCCTGTATCGATTTCCTATGAATATGATCCTACAGATTTGCTCAAGGTGCCAGAATTGCTTGCCAAACAAGCTGATGAGGAATACATCAAATCAGAAAATGAGGATTTCAACTCCATACTTAAAGGTGCGCTGGGTCAAAAGAAACATATCCATATCCATGCTGGCAAGCCGCTAGATATAAAGGATACTGGTGAGCCAACTAACGCATTGCTTCAAGATGTGGTGGACCACTTAGACACCACTATCCAGAAAAATTACCATTTGTGGCCTACCAATTACATCGCGCACGATTTGTTGAATGATGCCAAAGAACACCGTACACATTACACAGATAAAGACCTAGCTCAATTTGAACGCAGGTTGCGACTGCGCGTTGATGTGAGTGACAAGGATGCTGTCAACAGTTATTTATCAATGTACGCACGACCAGTCACTAATAAACTATTTATAGAACAGCCGCATGAAGCCTAG
- a CDS encoding TatD family hydrolase: protein MILTDTHTHLYSEQFDEDKQEMIQRAMDRGVQRFFLPAIDASYTDSMRELKKAFPENFFLMSGLHPTHVKDEDMNEQLDHVYAQLQTGDYVAVGEIGIDLYWDKSTLDVQVAAFKKQIEWSLEFELPIVIHCRDAFDEVFDVLEQYKNTKLHGIFHCFTGTQEQAQQAIGYNMKLGIGGVVTFKNGKIDKFLEEVPIEHIVLETDAPYLSPTPHRGKRNESAYLKIVAQKVADIYGLSLEETARVTTLNSREVFGC, encoded by the coding sequence ATGATATTGACAGATACACACACGCATTTATATAGCGAGCAATTTGACGAGGATAAACAGGAAATGATTCAGCGTGCGATGGATCGAGGCGTACAGCGTTTTTTCCTACCAGCAATTGATGCGAGTTATACAGATAGTATGCGTGAATTGAAAAAGGCTTTTCCCGAGAATTTTTTCCTCATGAGCGGTTTGCATCCTACACATGTGAAAGATGAGGATATGAATGAGCAATTAGACCATGTCTATGCCCAACTGCAAACTGGTGATTATGTAGCGGTAGGTGAGATAGGCATTGATTTATATTGGGATAAAAGCACGCTGGATGTACAGGTAGCAGCTTTCAAGAAACAGATAGAATGGTCACTTGAGTTTGAGTTACCCATAGTAATTCACTGTCGTGATGCATTTGATGAGGTGTTTGATGTGCTGGAACAATACAAGAACACAAAATTGCACGGTATTTTTCACTGTTTTACAGGAACTCAAGAGCAAGCACAGCAAGCGATAGGTTATAATATGAAATTGGGAATAGGTGGCGTAGTAACTTTTAAAAATGGTAAGATTGATAAGTTTTTAGAAGAAGTGCCGATCGAGCATATTGTACTAGAGACTGATGCACCTTACTTATCACCTACACCGCACCGCGGCAAACGCAACGAGAGTGCTTATCTTAAAATTGTGGCTCAAAAGGTGGCTGACATCTATGGTTTAAGCCTTGAAGAAACAGCGCGCGTTACCACCTTAAATTCTCGTGAAGTCTTCGGTTGCTAG
- a CDS encoding porin family protein encodes MKKALLSFLFLLTCFLSHAQPPNLPRDENAIPDVVDSLYREDQFYIGLSFNLINNEPDDFSQNGFSGGLHVGFIRDMPINKRRNVAIGLGLGLSTNTYNSNLFIGEVAGEQSVFSILDESEIDFNTNRFNTNLVEVPIQLRWRTSTPTTFNFWRIYSGIKLGYIYYFKSSYRSDTQRFTQTRVDELNRIRYAATLSVGNGSFNAFVHYNLNTLFNDSARIDGAAINLQPIKFGIEFYLL; translated from the coding sequence ATGAAAAAGGCGCTCCTTAGCTTTTTGTTTTTACTCACTTGTTTTCTATCGCATGCACAGCCGCCTAACCTGCCACGCGATGAGAATGCTATACCTGATGTGGTGGATAGCTTATATAGAGAAGATCAGTTTTATATAGGACTGTCCTTCAATCTTATAAATAATGAACCTGACGATTTTTCCCAAAATGGTTTCTCTGGTGGTCTTCATGTAGGGTTTATACGTGACATGCCTATTAATAAGCGTCGCAACGTTGCTATAGGTTTAGGCTTGGGTCTTTCTACTAATACGTATAACTCCAACCTGTTTATAGGCGAAGTTGCTGGTGAGCAATCTGTTTTTTCTATTCTTGACGAGAGCGAGATCGATTTTAATACAAATCGTTTCAATACCAATCTGGTAGAAGTTCCCATACAGTTGCGCTGGCGCACGAGTACGCCTACCACTTTCAATTTTTGGCGTATCTATTCTGGTATAAAGCTAGGATACATTTACTACTTCAAATCCTCGTATAGATCCGATACGCAACGATTCACGCAAACGCGCGTTGATGAGCTCAATAGAATACGTTATGCCGCCACTTTATCAGTTGGTAATGGTAGTTTCAATGCTTTTGTACACTATAATCTCAACACCTTGTTTAACGATAGCGCCAGGATTGATGGAGCGGCAATTAATTTGCAGCCTATCAAGTTTGGGATAGAGTTCTACTTACTCTAG